Proteins encoded by one window of Vampirovibrionales bacterium:
- a CDS encoding 2-oxoacid:ferredoxin oxidoreductase subunit beta: protein MVTKLLNQPLRASQLKSDKHPDWCPGCGDFGIVNALQQALAEMKMPPWEVYLLSGIGCSGKSSHYVNVYGAHTLHGRVLPYAIGAKLANPKLTVVAAGGDGDGYGIGAEHFVHAGRRNVDLTYIIFDNEVYGLTKGQASPTLPQGDQPKSLPLPNINQAINPFALALACGYTFIARSYAYDAKHLKATIQKAIYHKGMALVDVLQPCPTYNDLRTKEFFDEEIELRGQQTPRVYSMEDEGYDGVVKNPMDREEVNAKRLAAFEKIYQQEDRVGLGVYFQIHMPTYTDLLRNNLPILTTSAPIDLPYYDDQMNPVTDLASGWQDFIV from the coding sequence ATGGTCACTAAGCTTCTCAATCAGCCGCTTCGGGCTTCTCAGCTCAAGTCCGACAAGCATCCCGACTGGTGTCCCGGCTGCGGGGACTTTGGCATCGTCAACGCCCTGCAACAAGCCCTGGCCGAAATGAAAATGCCGCCGTGGGAAGTCTACCTGCTTTCTGGCATTGGCTGTTCCGGTAAATCCAGCCATTACGTCAACGTCTATGGCGCGCATACCCTGCACGGACGCGTCTTGCCCTATGCCATCGGCGCCAAGCTGGCCAATCCCAAGCTTACCGTGGTGGCGGCTGGCGGCGACGGCGACGGCTACGGCATCGGGGCGGAACACTTCGTCCATGCGGGCCGCCGTAACGTTGATCTGACCTATATCATCTTCGACAACGAAGTGTATGGCCTCACCAAAGGCCAGGCGTCGCCAACGTTGCCTCAGGGGGATCAGCCCAAATCGCTGCCCCTGCCCAATATCAATCAGGCCATCAACCCGTTTGCGCTGGCGCTGGCCTGCGGTTATACCTTTATCGCCCGCAGTTACGCCTATGACGCCAAACATCTCAAGGCGACCATCCAGAAAGCCATCTACCACAAGGGCATGGCGCTGGTGGATGTCTTGCAGCCGTGTCCGACGTATAACGATCTGCGCACCAAAGAATTCTTCGATGAGGAGATTGAGTTGCGCGGTCAACAGACGCCGCGCGTCTACTCGATGGAAGACGAGGGCTACGACGGCGTGGTCAAGAACCCCATGGACCGCGAAGAGGTCAACGCCAAGCGCCTGGCCGCCTTTGAGAAAATCTACCAGCAGGAAGACCGCGTGGGGCTGGGCGTTTACTTTCAGATTCACATGCCGACCTACACGGATCTCTTGCGCAATAACCTGCCCATTCTGACGACCTCGGCCCCCATCGATCTGCCGTATTACGACGATCAGATGAACCCGGTGACCGATCTCGCCAGCGGCTGGCAGGATTTCATCGTCTAA
- a CDS encoding aspartate/glutamate racemase family protein, with amino-acid sequence MATATFISRVIELTPAKRDQDHIPMVVISTPQIPDRSAAILSGKESPLPSLIASAKALERMQANFIVMPCNTAHRWFADIQRQVNIPLLHIVEAVMERLRRRRLTKCPVGLLATNGTLASGIYAVRILSEGYTLHLPDKKTQARVMEGIHAVKSGDLKSPYRALAPGARGLLEQGCAAVILGCTEIPIALERDKPFLDRYIDSIEALAYQTVQFAGSAPTVSDN; translated from the coding sequence ATGGCGACGGCAACGTTTATTTCCAGAGTGATTGAACTGACGCCCGCGAAACGGGATCAGGATCACATTCCGATGGTGGTTATCTCAACGCCTCAAATCCCGGATCGTTCCGCCGCTATTTTGAGCGGCAAAGAAAGCCCCTTACCTTCGCTCATTGCAAGCGCCAAGGCATTGGAGCGAATGCAGGCCAACTTTATTGTCATGCCTTGTAACACGGCTCATAGATGGTTCGCTGACATTCAGCGACAGGTGAATATTCCTTTGCTGCATATCGTTGAGGCGGTCATGGAGCGCTTAAGACGCAGGCGACTGACGAAATGTCCGGTGGGGCTGCTAGCGACGAACGGAACGCTGGCCTCTGGTATTTATGCCGTCCGAATTTTGTCGGAAGGCTACACGCTTCACCTTCCTGATAAAAAGACGCAGGCGCGCGTAATGGAAGGGATTCATGCGGTTAAAAGCGGGGATCTGAAATCGCCTTATCGCGCTCTGGCTCCGGGCGCGCGCGGGCTGCTCGAACAGGGATGCGCTGCCGTTATTTTAGGCTGTACGGAAATTCCAATTGCTTTAGAGCGAGATAAGCCGTTTCTGGATCGCTATATTGACTCTATCGAAGCCCTGGCTTATCAAACTGTCCAATTTGCGGGCAGCGCGCCGACTGTAAGTGATAATTGA
- a CDS encoding YkgJ family cysteine cluster protein, whose amino-acid sequence MESPPLPEDPTNAPILSQRRPLAFACSQCGECCSQVSVPIEKDKSARLQALPWAQSRLRTHEAQILPLDADNDLLPHTPQGYCVFLRDDGRCEIQAREGAELKPSACMRYPFAAIALPDASLGFDYSISCKSIADSLAQQRDGVIPAAGMSWEALEGAFPRRVRVDAFCRIDWRAFEAYREAVAELFSEPARSCEDALRGAQKLLAALRARKSPGNSLEKLKIAPPGGASPAWLQNVLVWLMVRRPYGALSLWALLVEGNYADPKVLGRSPASLKGLSCIAWDASALDPLVNAFLAAFLRRYAFIAYGHSLQSILLMAVVALALIRWYARLLTLIQDKPSPGVAETRLAIRLVERYYTGHQPAFPQRFRWIPAKGALLDLILSAQAPGRHGVLEPSPFAEHPVGGHHQAGQG is encoded by the coding sequence ATGGAATCGCCCCCCTTGCCAGAAGACCCGACCAACGCGCCCATTTTATCCCAAAGGCGTCCGCTTGCCTTTGCGTGCTCGCAATGCGGCGAGTGCTGCTCGCAAGTCAGCGTCCCGATTGAAAAGGACAAGTCCGCGCGCCTGCAGGCGCTGCCATGGGCGCAATCGCGTCTGCGGACGCATGAGGCGCAGATACTCCCGCTGGATGCGGACAACGATTTGCTGCCGCATACCCCGCAAGGCTACTGCGTTTTCCTGCGCGACGACGGCCGCTGCGAAATTCAGGCGCGCGAAGGCGCAGAACTCAAACCGTCCGCCTGCATGCGCTACCCGTTCGCCGCCATTGCGCTGCCGGACGCGTCGCTGGGCTTCGATTATTCCATCTCCTGCAAAAGCATCGCCGACAGCTTGGCGCAACAGCGCGACGGCGTGATTCCCGCCGCTGGCATGTCTTGGGAGGCGCTGGAGGGAGCGTTTCCCCGCCGCGTTCGCGTGGATGCTTTTTGCCGGATCGATTGGCGCGCCTTTGAGGCGTATCGCGAGGCCGTGGCAGAACTTTTCAGCGAGCCCGCCCGAAGCTGCGAAGACGCTTTGAGAGGCGCTCAGAAGCTACTCGCTGCCCTTCGGGCCCGAAAATCTCCGGGAAACTCTCTGGAGAAACTGAAAATCGCGCCTCCGGGCGGCGCGTCGCCTGCCTGGCTGCAAAACGTTCTTGTCTGGCTGATGGTCCGTCGTCCCTACGGCGCTTTAAGCCTCTGGGCCCTGTTGGTCGAAGGCAATTACGCAGATCCAAAAGTTCTGGGCCGGTCGCCAGCGTCATTAAAAGGCCTCTCCTGTATCGCTTGGGATGCGTCCGCGCTGGACCCGTTGGTGAACGCCTTTTTGGCCGCTTTTTTGAGGCGATACGCCTTTATCGCTTACGGTCACTCGCTGCAAAGCATCCTGTTAATGGCCGTGGTTGCGCTGGCGCTGATTCGCTGGTATGCGCGCCTGCTGACGCTCATCCAGGACAAGCCTTCGCCCGGCGTGGCAGAAACGCGTCTGGCGATTCGGCTCGTGGAGCGCTATTATACGGGGCATCAACCCGCCTTCCCTCAGCGGTTTCGGTGGATTCCCGCCAAAGGCGCATTGCTGGACCTGATTCTATCCGCCCAGGCCCCGGGCCGCCATGGCGTTCTGGAGCCGTCGCCGTTCGCAGAGCATCCGGTAGGCGGCCATCATCAGGCAGGACAGGGGTAA
- a CDS encoding 2-oxoacid:acceptor oxidoreductase subunit alpha, which translates to MTAPATLDALCTEINWMIGGPQGTGVDSSANLFARAMAVAGYWIYGKREYHSNIKGAHSYFLVRARHTPVHSNVDPIDLLATFEKTTAEIHAHELLADGALIYDPKLTDPDKLNGLPPSALRLPIEYDAIIAAIAQETGSSPAKFVIMKNVIAVSASLALYGVAMASVEEALAGLFTGRRAKLVALNMLAVNKAYQAVEALNVAGSFAHRIAAQPNPPAKTSRMLMNGAAAVGLGKLKAGCRILTYYSITPAVDECIYLENHPEYGMVVIQCEDELAAVNMANGAATTGIRVSTSTSGPGFSLMAEGIGWAGINEVPVVIFNYQRGGPSTGLPTRSEQADLLCVVHAGHGEFPKIVMAPGDMNECFEDAFDSFNYADRYQTPVIVVPDKAIANGTESIPVFDENGLKIDRGQIVGPQSNPDDMDASIAHYPRFKITEDGVSPRVFPGTPGAIFWTTGDEHTEIGHITEDPAIRLAMHDKRMRKLDLAAREIPVDRQFMLYGPEKADITLVGWGSTKGAVLDAMPVLKDERGITMNYLHVRLMSPFPADGVAAIIKAAALPVCMESNHQGQLAQLIAMRTGIQLAHKILKYTGRPISQTEVVDAVQQVLQQRTERVVLTYGH; encoded by the coding sequence ATGACCGCTCCCGCGACTCTGGACGCGCTTTGCACGGAAATCAACTGGATGATCGGCGGCCCGCAAGGCACGGGGGTGGACTCCTCCGCCAACCTGTTCGCCCGCGCCATGGCGGTGGCCGGATACTGGATCTACGGTAAACGCGAGTATCACTCCAATATCAAGGGCGCGCACAGCTACTTTCTGGTGCGGGCGCGGCATACGCCGGTTCATTCCAACGTCGACCCCATCGACCTGCTCGCCACGTTTGAAAAAACCACGGCTGAGATTCATGCCCATGAGCTGTTGGCAGACGGCGCGCTGATTTACGACCCCAAGCTCACCGACCCCGATAAGCTCAATGGCTTGCCGCCTTCGGCGCTGCGCCTGCCCATCGAGTACGACGCCATTATCGCCGCCATCGCGCAAGAAACCGGTTCCAGCCCTGCTAAATTCGTCATCATGAAAAACGTTATCGCGGTTTCGGCCTCGCTGGCGCTGTATGGCGTGGCCATGGCCTCTGTTGAAGAAGCGCTGGCGGGCCTGTTTACCGGACGCCGCGCCAAGCTGGTCGCCCTCAATATGCTGGCCGTCAACAAGGCCTATCAGGCCGTAGAGGCCCTGAATGTCGCGGGATCGTTCGCCCATCGCATCGCCGCCCAGCCGAATCCGCCTGCCAAGACCTCGCGGATGCTGATGAACGGCGCCGCCGCCGTCGGTCTGGGCAAGCTCAAGGCCGGATGCCGCATCCTGACCTACTATTCGATTACCCCTGCGGTCGATGAGTGTATCTATCTGGAAAATCACCCCGAATACGGCATGGTCGTCATCCAGTGCGAAGACGAGCTGGCGGCGGTGAATATGGCCAATGGCGCGGCGACTACCGGGATCCGGGTGTCGACCTCGACCTCAGGGCCCGGCTTTTCGCTGATGGCCGAAGGCATCGGCTGGGCCGGGATTAACGAAGTGCCGGTCGTCATTTTTAACTATCAGCGGGGCGGGCCGTCTACCGGGCTTCCCACCCGAAGCGAACAGGCGGATTTGCTGTGCGTGGTGCATGCCGGCCACGGCGAATTCCCCAAAATCGTCATGGCGCCTGGCGATATGAACGAGTGCTTTGAAGACGCCTTTGACTCCTTCAATTACGCCGACCGCTACCAGACCCCCGTGATTGTCGTGCCCGATAAAGCCATCGCCAACGGCACCGAGAGCATTCCCGTCTTTGACGAGAATGGCCTGAAGATTGACCGGGGCCAGATTGTCGGTCCTCAGTCGAATCCGGACGATATGGACGCTTCGATTGCCCACTACCCGCGTTTCAAGATTACCGAAGACGGCGTCTCGCCGCGCGTCTTCCCCGGCACGCCGGGCGCTATCTTCTGGACGACGGGCGATGAGCATACGGAGATCGGCCATATCACCGAAGACCCTGCGATTCGCCTTGCGATGCACGACAAACGCATGCGCAAGCTGGATCTCGCTGCGCGCGAAATTCCCGTCGACCGTCAGTTTATGCTCTACGGCCCCGAAAAGGCAGATATCACGCTGGTGGGCTGGGGCTCGACCAAAGGCGCGGTGCTGGACGCCATGCCGGTGCTGAAAGACGAGCGCGGCATCACCATGAACTACCTGCACGTGCGGCTGATGTCGCCTTTCCCCGCCGACGGGGTCGCCGCCATTATCAAGGCTGCGGCGCTGCCCGTGTGTATGGAATCCAACCATCAGGGCCAGTTGGCGCAGTTGATCGCCATGCGCACCGGCATTCAGCTGGCGCATAAGATTCTCAAATATACGGGCCGCCCCATCTCGCAGACTGAAGTGGTCGACGCGGTTCAGCAGGTATTGCAACAACGCACGGAAAGGGTGGTGCTGACCTATGGTCACTAA
- the creD gene encoding cell envelope integrity protein CreD gives MTDGPTPSESSAELSSQAPAAKRKARSVIWKVLLIGALILMMLIPLALIASIIDERKNTRDKVVDEIAQTWAGEQRLTGPVLVAPYLSTIASKDDKGRKKTQSIRKLAYLLPEQYEVRAHLMPQVRYRSIYQSVVYRSQIEIQGRFNPRALDELRLPPNSVLWSQAFVTLGIPSVKGLETRPDLQWRGKAVEFLPGVNGADFAGGGLYAPVAVSADAGDMPFKATLSLKGSQSFWMSPIGKQSRLIVTGDWPSPSFVGDTLPTTRAVKGKTFQASWEIPYFARSYGQAFTLSGNMEVFLYNSNVGVRLLTPIDAYRQADRAVKYGVLFLALTFSTYFLFEVVCKRRIHPLQYLLIGLALTLFYLLLIAGSEVIHFGWAYLIASVAIIALITLYSKAILGASKREAPLIIGGLLTALYAYLYILLRLEDWSLLFGALGLLAALAAIMFVTRHIDWYNE, from the coding sequence ATGACTGATGGCCCAACGCCCTCGGAGTCCTCTGCTGAACTGTCGTCGCAAGCCCCTGCGGCCAAGCGCAAGGCCCGATCCGTCATCTGGAAAGTCCTGCTGATTGGCGCTCTCATCCTGATGATGCTGATTCCGCTGGCGCTGATCGCGTCGATCATTGACGAGCGTAAAAACACCCGCGACAAGGTCGTGGATGAGATTGCCCAGACCTGGGCCGGAGAACAGCGCCTGACGGGCCCGGTGCTCGTGGCGCCTTACCTCAGCACAATCGCCAGTAAAGATGACAAAGGGCGCAAGAAGACCCAGTCCATTCGCAAGCTTGCCTACCTGCTGCCCGAGCAGTACGAGGTGCGGGCGCATTTGATGCCGCAGGTCCGCTACCGCAGCATCTATCAAAGCGTCGTCTACCGCAGCCAGATTGAGATTCAGGGGCGCTTTAACCCGCGCGCCCTCGACGAGCTGCGCCTGCCGCCGAACAGCGTTCTGTGGTCGCAGGCGTTTGTGACGTTGGGCATTCCCAGCGTCAAGGGCCTGGAAACCCGCCCGGATCTTCAGTGGCGCGGCAAAGCGGTTGAGTTTCTGCCAGGCGTCAATGGCGCAGACTTCGCCGGCGGAGGGTTATACGCGCCGGTAGCCGTTTCAGCCGACGCGGGCGATATGCCATTTAAGGCCACGCTGTCGCTCAAGGGCAGCCAATCGTTCTGGATGTCGCCTATCGGCAAGCAAAGCCGCCTGATCGTCACGGGAGATTGGCCTTCTCCCAGCTTTGTAGGCGACACGCTTCCCACGACCCGCGCCGTAAAAGGAAAGACGTTTCAAGCCTCTTGGGAAATCCCTTATTTTGCGCGCAGTTACGGACAGGCCTTCACCCTGAGCGGCAATATGGAGGTGTTTTTATATAACTCTAACGTGGGCGTGCGTTTGTTGACGCCGATTGACGCGTATCGCCAGGCGGATCGCGCCGTCAAATATGGCGTTCTGTTTCTGGCGCTGACATTTTCCACGTATTTCCTGTTTGAAGTGGTGTGTAAACGGCGCATTCACCCACTGCAATACCTGCTGATCGGGCTGGCGCTGACGCTGTTCTACCTGCTGCTGATCGCTGGATCGGAGGTCATTCACTTTGGCTGGGCTTATTTAATCGCCAGCGTTGCCATTATCGCGCTGATTACGCTGTATTCCAAAGCGATTCTGGGCGCCAGCAAGCGCGAGGCGCCGCTGATTATCGGCGGGCTGCTGACCGCGCTCTACGCCTACCTGTACATCCTGTTGCGGCTGGAAGACTGGTCGTTGCTGTTTGGGGCGCTGGGCCTGCTGGCGGCCTTGGCGGCGATTATGTTCGTGACCCGTCACATCGACTGGTATAACGAGTAG
- a CDS encoding TetR/AcrR family transcriptional regulator → MGRKKVHEDKRALILGAADLLFKTLGYDRTTVEDIAQEAGISKASVYLEFRSKEDILNGVILSFFSQENEKMALVAAQTHLVAMDALKGMLVEYSRSLQSRASQQRLASGQNTAAFPVMQKLRTPIFHHQMSKIPQIIEGMLRQAADRGEILAQKDYKRLSGFLFITTMMLSAPPPPFINQAAGAAYVEDSLDLILAGLKVIRK, encoded by the coding sequence ATGGGTCGAAAAAAGGTTCATGAAGATAAACGCGCCCTGATCCTCGGGGCGGCGGATCTGTTGTTCAAGACCTTGGGGTATGACCGCACCACGGTGGAAGATATCGCCCAGGAGGCCGGAATTAGCAAGGCCAGCGTGTATCTGGAATTCCGCTCCAAGGAGGATATTCTGAACGGGGTTATCCTGTCGTTCTTTTCGCAGGAGAACGAGAAGATGGCGCTGGTGGCGGCGCAGACGCATCTGGTGGCGATGGACGCGCTGAAAGGCATGCTGGTGGAGTATAGTCGCTCGCTTCAGAGCCGGGCCTCTCAGCAACGCCTCGCTTCGGGGCAAAATACCGCCGCTTTTCCGGTGATGCAAAAATTGCGAACGCCCATTTTTCATCATCAAATGAGTAAAATTCCCCAGATTATCGAGGGGATGTTGCGTCAGGCGGCCGATCGCGGCGAGATCCTCGCGCAAAAAGACTACAAGCGCCTGTCCGGATTCCTCTTCATCACGACGATGATGCTTTCAGCCCCGCCGCCACCCTTTATCAATCAGGCCGCCGGGGCCGCTTATGTGGAAGATTCGCTGGATCTGATTCTGGCTGGGTTGAAGGTGATTCGTAAATAA
- the def gene encoding peptide deformylase codes for MAIVKVYQYPHASLREPCHAVNALGGAVETVVRDLVDTMYAFGGAVGLSAPQIGSRLRVIAMDVAAKSTRDQLRVMINPVIEVSSRNKLVREGCLSFPEYLANVKRATRLTVRYLDADGAEVTHEARDLEAIAIQHEIDHLDGVLMIDRVNSLKTDLLRRYAGAPLPAAPSDVTAPVSLPPEFHPS; via the coding sequence GTGGCCATCGTTAAGGTTTACCAGTACCCGCACGCATCGTTGCGCGAGCCCTGTCATGCGGTGAACGCGCTGGGTGGGGCCGTGGAAACCGTCGTGCGCGATCTGGTGGATACCATGTACGCTTTTGGCGGCGCAGTAGGCCTGTCAGCCCCGCAAATCGGCTCGCGACTGCGGGTGATTGCGATGGACGTGGCGGCCAAATCCACGCGCGATCAGCTTCGCGTGATGATTAACCCGGTGATTGAAGTCTCCTCGCGCAATAAGCTCGTACGCGAAGGCTGTCTGAGTTTTCCTGAGTATCTGGCCAACGTCAAGCGGGCCACGCGGCTGACGGTACGCTATCTGGACGCCGACGGCGCCGAGGTGACGCACGAGGCGCGCGATCTGGAAGCCATCGCCATTCAGCACGAGATTGATCATCTGGACGGCGTGCTGATGATTGACCGGGTCAACTCGCTGAAAACCGACCTGCTGCGCCGTTACGCCGGCGCGCCGCTTCCCGCAGCCCCTTCTGACGTAACCGCGCCCGTTTCCCTTCCTCCCGAATTCCATCCATCATAA
- a CDS encoding ACT domain-containing protein, giving the protein MKKYTLTGIGPDKPGIVAGMTAALADCGGNIEDSAMTILANQFALILIGAFPDKATLEGLREAFAPVAAALDMTLDIRELHETAAGAPAHAPGENTYILSVAGRDRTGITAAITRILAAHQVNITDLNARLMENEDGPVYIMMVEAVLPAGLDVDAFERELAAMGESLHVEISYHPVEVVAL; this is encoded by the coding sequence ATGAAAAAATACACCCTCACCGGCATTGGCCCCGACAAGCCCGGCATCGTCGCCGGGATGACCGCCGCGCTGGCCGACTGCGGCGGCAATATCGAAGACAGCGCAATGACCATTCTCGCCAACCAGTTTGCGCTGATTCTCATTGGCGCCTTCCCTGACAAAGCGACGCTGGAGGGCTTGCGCGAAGCCTTTGCGCCGGTGGCGGCGGCGCTGGATATGACGCTCGATATCCGCGAACTGCATGAGACGGCGGCCGGGGCCCCGGCGCACGCGCCTGGCGAGAATACCTATATTCTGTCGGTCGCCGGGCGGGATCGCACCGGCATTACGGCGGCCATCACGCGTATTCTGGCGGCGCATCAGGTCAATATCACCGATCTCAACGCGCGCCTGATGGAAAACGAAGACGGCCCGGTCTATATCATGATGGTGGAAGCCGTCCTGCCCGCCGGTCTGGACGTCGACGCCTTCGAGCGCGAACTGGCGGCCATGGGCGAGTCGCTCCATGTGGAAATCAGCTACCATCCGGTGGAAGTCGTTGCGCTGTAG
- a CDS encoding prolipoprotein diacylglyceryl transferase, whose protein sequence is MHPILFSVFGWQIPSFGAMMALGFLAAFFWLARRLRQAGLSPDFFWEAAPLMILAAVVGARAFYFIFFPDVFFRDPLGAILSRGGLVWYGGMIGLILAVWALCRWKRAPFYVFTDAMSPPAALGLAIGRVGCFLAGCCYGGPCALPWAVAYPTGHPTHGAHVHPAPLYESALTLILAWGLTALGRRWRAPGVVSWSFVLGYGLIRFVTESVRGDRLIWLPELNLSASQAISLIGAALGVAMLVHIARRAPAAASGASQAARV, encoded by the coding sequence ATGCATCCCATCCTGTTTTCCGTCTTCGGTTGGCAGATTCCGTCGTTCGGCGCGATGATGGCGCTGGGATTTCTTGCGGCGTTTTTCTGGCTGGCGCGACGGCTCCGGCAGGCAGGCCTGTCCCCGGATTTCTTCTGGGAGGCCGCGCCGCTCATGATCCTGGCGGCGGTCGTCGGCGCGCGCGCGTTCTATTTTATCTTCTTTCCCGACGTCTTTTTCCGCGATCCGCTCGGCGCCATTCTCAGCCGGGGCGGATTGGTCTGGTATGGCGGCATGATCGGCCTGATTTTAGCGGTATGGGCGCTTTGCCGGTGGAAACGCGCGCCGTTTTACGTCTTCACCGACGCGATGTCGCCGCCGGCGGCCTTAGGGCTTGCCATCGGGCGCGTGGGCTGCTTTTTGGCGGGCTGTTGTTATGGCGGGCCCTGCGCCTTGCCTTGGGCTGTGGCCTATCCCACGGGGCATCCGACGCATGGCGCGCATGTGCATCCGGCTCCGCTGTATGAGAGCGCTCTGACGCTGATTCTGGCATGGGGCCTGACGGCGCTGGGCCGTCGCTGGCGCGCGCCGGGCGTCGTCTCCTGGAGTTTTGTGCTGGGATACGGCCTGATTCGCTTTGTGACGGAAAGCGTTCGCGGCGACCGCTTAATCTGGCTGCCTGAACTTAATCTCAGCGCATCTCAGGCCATCAGCCTCATCGGCGCGGCGTTGGGCGTCGCGATGCTGGTTCACATCGCCCGGCGCGCCCCTGCTGCCGCGTCAGGCGCGTCTCAGGCGGCCCGCGTATGA
- a CDS encoding ribulose 1,5-bisphosphate carboxylase large subunit, whose translation MTTLSGERFQVAYRLATTSLGAARAWTRAICLEQTVEFPADLLPADWIAQELVGREESLTPAGEGAFIATVSYPIETVGGELPQLLNVLLGNISLQPGVRALRMDAPESLLNAFRGPRLGCGGLRALLGVWDRPLLFTAVKPMGLSASELADRVYQMALGGVDVIKDDHGLANQAFAPYRERVARCAEAVQKANRLTGAQALYAPNITGPFDQLRERAQWAKSMGAGGILICPALSGFDAMRALADDDALSLAIFSHPAFLGNFLTSAESGIAHGALLGQIMRLAGADAVVYPNFGGRFSFTRAQCEEIAREAAAPMGALKPIFPCPGGGMTLDRIPELKAMYGRDVMFLVGGDIVRHSPDLTANCRYFRSVVESGAL comes from the coding sequence ATGACGACGCTGAGCGGCGAGCGTTTTCAGGTAGCCTATCGCCTTGCGACGACCTCGCTGGGGGCGGCCCGGGCGTGGACGCGCGCGATTTGCCTGGAGCAGACGGTTGAATTCCCCGCCGACCTGCTGCCCGCCGACTGGATCGCCCAGGAGCTGGTAGGCCGCGAAGAATCGTTGACGCCCGCAGGCGAAGGCGCGTTTATCGCAACCGTCAGTTATCCCATCGAAACCGTGGGCGGCGAGTTGCCGCAGTTACTCAACGTCCTGTTAGGCAATATCAGCCTTCAGCCCGGCGTACGCGCGTTGCGCATGGACGCCCCCGAGTCGTTGCTGAATGCGTTTCGAGGCCCTCGCCTGGGATGCGGCGGGCTTCGCGCGCTGCTCGGCGTGTGGGATCGTCCGCTTCTGTTTACCGCCGTCAAGCCGATGGGCCTCAGCGCTTCTGAACTGGCCGACCGCGTCTATCAAATGGCGCTCGGCGGCGTGGACGTTATTAAGGACGATCATGGCCTCGCCAATCAAGCGTTTGCCCCCTACCGCGAGCGCGTGGCGCGTTGCGCCGAAGCCGTTCAGAAAGCCAATCGCCTCACCGGCGCGCAGGCGCTATATGCGCCCAATATTACCGGCCCGTTCGATCAATTGCGCGAGCGCGCGCAGTGGGCGAAGTCGATGGGCGCGGGCGGCATTTTAATTTGCCCAGCCCTGAGCGGATTTGACGCCATGCGCGCCTTGGCCGACGATGACGCGCTATCGCTGGCCATCTTTAGCCATCCGGCTTTTTTGGGGAATTTTTTAACGAGCGCGGAAAGCGGCATCGCGCACGGGGCCTTGCTAGGCCAGATTATGCGGTTGGCGGGCGCCGATGCGGTGGTGTACCCGAATTTCGGCGGACGTTTTTCCTTTACGCGGGCGCAATGCGAAGAGATTGCCCGCGAGGCCGCCGCGCCCATGGGCGCCCTGAAGCCCATCTTCCCGTGCCCCGGCGGCGGCATGACGCTGGATCGCATCCCCGAACTCAAGGCGATGTATGGGCGCGACGTGATGTTTCTGGTCGGCGGCGATATTGTCCGCCACAGCCCCGACCTGACGGCCAACTGCCGCTATTTCCGTTCTGTGGTGGAGTCCGGGGCCTTGTGA